From Streptomyces sp. TLI_105, the proteins below share one genomic window:
- a CDS encoding collagenase — protein sequence MSLHRRVRSSLLASAVTVTLLASAGQAGASAAGADDRPAPAPALGAPGPQARPAANPFDEVEHRASAPRTTFGPAPAPGGHATGRVPGRAPAAAPPRSLAAAAPGTTAAGVPCTLDGITGLAPERFADFLADPAVTADGCLRGLIWTWDARLAPVMSDAHVQAVARRISSLSAAHDGRNTSHLEEMFTYLHAVAYHDYSRDEIDTTDAPTVDAVRRAVADFGAAAHTFDVTKSNANTLREALYAASAPGLRQHQLGLIKRVLATMDPSHPATNPDPAWAGAALAALSVNYLGVYPGNQDGAFHAAVAADPAYRATFKAFAGYGHLKGTANAWVARDALGEYGRFGQVDGLRDGVVADLGATLTTVVDTFGRGSEQWAKVVSWLNTYEACKPYGVCKEDIEKQLFPYTYTYDNGAIKVRTALDRATVDQLYYASKQVKAQYHRVLGTDRPLAGDTNATLNIVLYASRADYENYHPILTGMGTNNGGIYIERGATFYTYQRRVPQDSSLTLEELFRHEYTHYLNGRWAVPGLFGEGPWYQGDRTTAMDEGTAEFFDGATRDNGIAVRKSLVRGIINDTAGGGPRMNLRQILNATYDGDGFRFYNYAGTFFEFLWTEKPSLLREMYTHLRANDVAAYDAWRARMGSDANLQRAYDRFLDAQIAKVDQLYVPNTTYTPNAQLRDADLASVRSAFATATYNTPDCVENGEPGKRRFLCTGRITANLSNWASEDQNFKDMSETVDYFILDRAGAASNNLADMNCSFGPVEIWSTKVAATSSYSCEGPLRS from the coding sequence TTGTCCCTCCACCGACGCGTGCGCTCTTCCCTGCTCGCCTCCGCCGTCACGGTCACCCTCCTCGCCTCCGCAGGCCAGGCCGGCGCCTCCGCCGCGGGCGCGGACGACCGACCCGCCCCGGCCCCCGCGCTCGGCGCACCGGGCCCGCAGGCGCGGCCGGCGGCCAACCCCTTCGACGAGGTCGAGCACCGGGCCTCCGCCCCGCGCACCACCTTCGGGCCCGCCCCCGCCCCCGGCGGCCACGCCACGGGCCGCGTCCCCGGCCGGGCACCGGCCGCCGCCCCCCCGCGCTCGCTCGCCGCGGCCGCCCCCGGCACCACCGCCGCCGGCGTCCCCTGCACCCTCGACGGGATCACCGGCCTCGCCCCGGAGCGGTTCGCCGACTTCCTCGCCGACCCGGCGGTCACCGCCGACGGCTGTCTCCGCGGCCTCATATGGACCTGGGACGCCCGGCTCGCCCCCGTGATGTCCGACGCCCACGTCCAGGCCGTCGCCCGCCGCATATCGAGCCTGTCCGCCGCCCACGACGGACGGAACACCTCCCACCTGGAGGAGATGTTCACGTACCTGCACGCCGTCGCGTACCACGACTACTCGCGCGACGAGATCGACACCACCGACGCCCCGACCGTGGACGCCGTCCGCCGGGCCGTCGCCGACTTCGGTGCCGCCGCGCACACCTTCGACGTCACGAAGAGCAACGCGAACACCCTCCGCGAAGCGCTCTACGCGGCGAGCGCGCCCGGCCTGCGCCAGCACCAACTCGGCCTGATCAAGCGGGTCCTGGCCACCATGGACCCCTCGCACCCCGCCACGAACCCCGACCCGGCCTGGGCCGGCGCCGCACTCGCCGCCCTCTCCGTCAACTACCTCGGCGTCTACCCGGGCAACCAGGACGGCGCCTTCCACGCCGCCGTCGCCGCCGACCCGGCCTACCGCGCGACCTTCAAGGCCTTCGCGGGCTACGGCCACCTGAAGGGCACCGCCAACGCCTGGGTCGCCCGCGACGCCCTCGGCGAGTACGGCCGCTTCGGCCAGGTCGACGGCCTCAGGGACGGCGTCGTCGCCGACCTCGGCGCCACCCTCACCACCGTCGTCGACACCTTCGGCCGCGGCAGCGAGCAGTGGGCGAAGGTCGTCTCCTGGCTCAACACCTACGAGGCCTGCAAGCCGTACGGCGTGTGCAAGGAGGACATCGAGAAGCAGCTCTTCCCGTACACGTACACCTACGACAACGGCGCCATCAAGGTCCGCACCGCCCTCGACCGGGCCACCGTCGACCAGCTCTACTACGCGAGCAAGCAGGTCAAGGCGCAGTACCACCGCGTCCTCGGCACCGACCGGCCGCTCGCCGGCGACACCAACGCCACGCTGAACATCGTCCTCTACGCCTCCCGCGCGGACTACGAGAACTACCACCCCATCCTCACCGGCATGGGCACCAACAACGGCGGCATCTACATCGAGCGCGGCGCGACCTTCTACACGTACCAGCGGCGCGTCCCCCAGGACTCCTCGCTGACGCTGGAGGAGCTCTTCCGCCACGAGTACACCCACTACCTCAACGGCCGCTGGGCCGTCCCCGGCCTCTTCGGCGAGGGCCCCTGGTACCAGGGCGACCGCACCACCGCCATGGACGAGGGCACGGCCGAGTTCTTCGACGGAGCCACCCGCGACAACGGCATCGCCGTCCGCAAGTCCCTCGTCCGCGGAATCATCAACGACACCGCCGGCGGCGGCCCCCGGATGAACCTGCGCCAGATCCTCAACGCCACCTACGACGGCGACGGCTTCCGCTTCTACAACTACGCGGGCACGTTCTTCGAGTTCCTCTGGACCGAGAAGCCCTCGCTGCTCCGCGAGATGTACACCCACCTGCGGGCGAACGACGTGGCGGCGTACGACGCCTGGCGCGCCCGGATGGGCTCCGACGCGAACCTCCAGCGCGCCTACGACCGCTTCCTCGACGCGCAGATCGCCAAGGTCGACCAGCTGTACGTCCCGAACACCACGTACACGCCCAACGCCCAGCTCCGCGACGCGGACCTCGCGTCCGTGAGGTCGGCCTTCGCCACCGCCACGTACAACACCCCCGACTGCGTGGAGAACGGCGAACCCGGCA
- a CDS encoding triacylglycerol lipase, whose protein sequence is MLRLRGRIAAPLLAVLASLLLPTAPVRAETPAPGSSARTPVVFVHGYNADPGVWGGLRADFKADGYTDAELFSFGYDTHRSVNEVLSGELAAYVEGVRRQTGAARVDLVAHSFGSLVTRWYVKFDAAGQSSVAHWVSLAGPNHGTGTAWACALWDQACRDMTPGSYVQKKLAEGDETPGAVRYATWWSNCDEVINPDSSVPLAGAVNEGAGCLDHNALLGDDAVSRGVRAFLRS, encoded by the coding sequence GTGTTGAGACTCCGTGGCCGGATCGCCGCTCCGCTGCTCGCCGTCCTCGCGTCCCTGCTCCTGCCGACGGCGCCCGTCCGGGCCGAGACGCCCGCGCCCGGTTCCTCCGCCCGTACCCCCGTCGTGTTCGTCCACGGGTACAACGCCGACCCGGGCGTATGGGGCGGACTGCGCGCGGACTTCAAGGCCGACGGGTACACCGACGCCGAGCTGTTCTCCTTCGGCTACGACACGCACCGGTCCGTCAACGAGGTCCTGTCCGGCGAACTCGCCGCGTACGTCGAGGGCGTCAGGCGGCAGACCGGGGCCGCCCGGGTCGATCTCGTCGCCCACTCCTTCGGCAGCCTCGTCACCCGCTGGTACGTGAAGTTCGACGCCGCCGGCCAGTCCTCCGTCGCCCACTGGGTCTCCCTCGCGGGCCCCAACCACGGCACCGGTACGGCGTGGGCGTGCGCGCTGTGGGACCAGGCCTGCCGCGACATGACGCCGGGCTCCTACGTGCAGAAGAAGCTCGCGGAGGGCGACGAGACGCCCGGGGCCGTGCGCTACGCCACCTGGTGGTCGAACTGCGACGAGGTCATCAACCCCGACAGCAGCGTGCCGCTGGCCGGCGCCGTCAACGAGGGCGCCGGCTGCCTCGACCACAACGCGCTGCTGGGAGACGACGCGGTCTCCCGGGGAGTCCGCGCCTTCCTCCGCTCGTAG